A single Nitrospirota bacterium DNA region contains:
- a CDS encoding ABC transporter substrate-binding protein — protein sequence MKKLALVLLSLVFMACAVSFPALAEPKKDGRPNGGSLSYGEYGRPATLDPITSNEMISLRLTELIFNGLVGINEKQEIVPELAEKWDRSPDGRTYTFHLRRDVTWHPREGEQPKPFTADDVIFTYKIMMHPRTITPLKVRYEFIDSVEKIDDYTVKFTLKRPILNALAKFSFKIIPKHGPSNPNYLTRDDAFVQNPIGTGPYMLKNITAEREIVLVANDNYFKGRPHIDRFVAKPFADQNIMTQALMFNAIDMIVLVNPRDIPEIQGDKRFILQPYNALSYSFFGYNVRNPLLADKRVRQAFTYAVNRQEMLDSFFNGQGTIISGPFAPGSWAYNLDVQPIPFDPQRAIALLQEAGFARGSDGFMQKDGKKLELSLKVPIEKESEAVKRVVLAFKNYLKNIGVDIKVEFKEWQAWKEDVFLEHDFDVIFASWVFDDSADISSLFHSGEIGAWKNNFGGYSNPEVDGLINESKLTLDHEKRRTINRKLHAILAEENPYTFLWTLTNYAGYHKKVRRVAIHPYKFFSYADEWFMEEKDQK from the coding sequence ATGAAAAAGCTTGCACTTGTTCTGCTGTCGCTGGTTTTCATGGCCTGCGCAGTGTCGTTTCCCGCGCTTGCCGAGCCCAAGAAGGACGGCAGGCCGAACGGCGGGTCGCTCAGCTACGGTGAATACGGGAGGCCGGCCACGCTCGACCCGATCACGAGCAACGAGATGATCTCGCTGCGGCTGACCGAGCTCATCTTCAACGGCCTCGTGGGGATCAACGAGAAACAGGAGATCGTGCCCGAACTGGCCGAAAAGTGGGACCGCTCCCCCGACGGCCGGACCTATACCTTCCACCTTCGCCGGGACGTGACCTGGCATCCCCGCGAAGGCGAACAGCCCAAGCCTTTCACCGCCGACGACGTGATCTTCACGTACAAGATCATGATGCATCCGCGGACCATCACCCCCCTCAAGGTGCGCTACGAGTTCATCGATTCGGTCGAAAAGATCGACGACTATACCGTCAAGTTCACCCTGAAGCGGCCCATCCTGAACGCCCTTGCCAAGTTCAGCTTCAAGATCATCCCGAAGCACGGACCGAGCAACCCGAACTATCTCACCCGGGACGACGCCTTCGTGCAGAACCCCATCGGAACCGGGCCCTACATGCTGAAGAACATCACCGCCGAACGGGAGATCGTCCTTGTTGCGAACGACAACTATTTCAAGGGCAGGCCGCACATCGACAGGTTCGTGGCCAAGCCCTTTGCCGACCAGAACATCATGACCCAGGCGCTCATGTTCAACGCCATCGACATGATCGTGCTCGTGAACCCCCGCGACATTCCCGAGATCCAGGGCGACAAGCGCTTCATCCTCCAGCCGTACAACGCGCTGTCCTATTCGTTCTTCGGGTACAATGTCCGGAATCCGCTCCTTGCCGACAAGCGCGTCAGGCAGGCCTTCACCTATGCCGTGAACCGGCAGGAGATGCTCGACTCCTTCTTCAACGGCCAGGGGACCATTATTTCAGGCCCCTTTGCGCCCGGCAGCTGGGCCTACAACCTGGACGTGCAGCCCATTCCCTTTGATCCGCAGAGGGCGATCGCGCTCCTGCAGGAGGCCGGCTTTGCCCGCGGGTCGGACGGCTTCATGCAGAAGGACGGCAAGAAGCTCGAGCTTTCGCTCAAGGTGCCCATCGAGAAGGAGAGCGAAGCCGTGAAGCGCGTGGTGCTGGCGTTCAAGAACTACCTCAAGAACATCGGCGTCGACATCAAGGTCGAATTCAAGGAATGGCAGGCCTGGAAGGAAGACGTGTTCCTCGAGCATGACTTCGACGTCATCTTCGCGTCCTGGGTGTTCGACGATTCGGCCGACATCTCCTCCCTGTTCCATTCCGGCGAGATCGGGGCCTGGAAGAACAACTTCGGCGGATACTCCAATCCGGAAGTGGACGGCCTGATCAACGAGAGCAAGCTGACCCTCGACCACGAGAAGCGGAGGACCATCAATCGCAAGCTCCACGCCATCCTCGCCGAGGAGAACCCCTACACCTTCCTCTGGACGCTCACGAACTACGCGGGCTATCACAAGAAGGTGCGGCGCGTGGCCATCCATCCGTACAAGTTCTTCTCCTATGCCGATGAGTGGTTCATGGAAGAAAAAGATCAAAAATAA
- a CDS encoding ABC transporter permease: MITALLLLGVSFVVFIILYLSPGDPFSVLLEGQVSSADARAGLREALGVPKSWYVQYLSWLTGMLQGNFGTSIRTGLPVLKEVLRMGLNTLILTIGSLFITLLIAVPIALYSAVRGTDRISWPLTMFSYIISALPVFWLGYIVIYFFTHKLGIFPMAFGYSTSAQKFGWLYALLPIFVLGIGNGTISEVIRYLRNEMGRVMADDYIRTARAKGASVWKHSFKEGFLIPVTEIIASKIPFILGGAVIVEQVFNWPGMGKMAWQAAQDRDYPVIMGVAILAAVLVRMGSLFQSVVYVAVNPRASKE, encoded by the coding sequence ATGATCACGGCACTCTTGCTGCTCGGGGTGAGCTTCGTGGTCTTCATCATACTCTACCTCTCGCCGGGAGACCCCTTCAGCGTCCTGCTCGAGGGCCAGGTCTCTTCGGCCGATGCGCGGGCCGGGCTGCGCGAGGCGCTCGGGGTTCCCAAGTCCTGGTACGTGCAGTATCTGTCCTGGCTCACCGGCATGCTGCAGGGGAACTTCGGCACCTCGATCCGGACCGGGCTTCCGGTCCTGAAAGAGGTACTGCGCATGGGGCTGAACACGCTCATACTCACGATCGGCTCGCTGTTCATCACGCTCCTGATCGCGGTCCCGATCGCGCTCTACTCGGCGGTGCGCGGAACGGACAGGATATCCTGGCCGCTCACCATGTTCTCCTACATCATATCGGCCCTTCCCGTGTTCTGGCTCGGCTATATCGTCATCTATTTCTTCACTCACAAACTCGGCATTTTCCCCATGGCCTTCGGGTACTCTACGAGCGCGCAGAAGTTCGGCTGGCTCTATGCGCTCCTGCCGATCTTCGTGCTCGGCATCGGCAACGGCACGATCAGCGAGGTGATCCGCTACCTCCGGAACGAGATGGGCAGGGTCATGGCCGATGACTATATCCGGACGGCCCGCGCCAAGGGGGCCTCGGTCTGGAAGCACTCCTTCAAGGAAGGGTTCCTCATCCCGGTGACGGAGATCATCGCCTCCAAGATCCCCTTCATCCTCGGCGGCGCCGTCATCGTCGAGCAGGTGTTCAACTGGCCGGGCATGGGCAAGATGGCGTGGCAGGCTGCCCAGGACCGGGACTACCCGGTGATCATGGGCGTGGCGATCCTTGCTGCGGTCCTCGTGCGGATGGGAAGCCTGTTCCAGAGCGTTGTGTATGTGGCGGTGAACCCGAGAGCCTCAAAGGAATAG
- a CDS encoding tetratricopeptide repeat protein has translation MRSVIVLFILFSVFAPAVHAADDAVAKAMRLYEKRHYVEATTLLRSDLPSIDPGRQSAAHLTLGMIYLKNAELHRALYQESLTVHQDYLQKLAAAQGKSRSRFVDLYLGETLLEAGKPDQALKHLERFAADESVDSRSRAVAKAAIGLCYALQKNIEKADEVWNGLDRNDPEIKAALANAYSKAGFRDRKPAALADESLADLKKTGAAPSLRQVKNLISAYVSAGLIEKGLDNARRADLKTFSHRESMSQTKVITFYDVSLLGGLSQLYSQAAIAALEKAAEDVKLRETANFYLGEAYALAGSLDQSIKATASVIASSGVPQQYRDKATARQAANQYQKGKHFEAIGTWDELSKKTPEDPDLLAEILFSCGRLRIECPRVAQKASASADAGEGKRYANLNIALGRYYEGKKDYAKALSCLEAGRDKANKNKIESNDPVMLVALADVYYRTKKFAEALEIYFEMSKQFPEVRQVQEALQGIYATEHKSAGDVKIN, from the coding sequence ATGAGGTCTGTCATTGTTCTTTTCATTCTTTTCTCTGTCTTCGCGCCGGCCGTCCATGCGGCCGACGACGCCGTCGCGAAGGCGATGAGGCTCTATGAAAAACGGCACTACGTCGAAGCGACAACGCTGCTCCGGTCGGACCTTCCTTCGATCGATCCAGGCAGGCAGTCGGCCGCGCACCTGACGCTCGGCATGATATACCTGAAGAACGCCGAGCTGCACCGCGCCCTCTATCAGGAATCGCTGACCGTTCACCAGGACTACCTCCAGAAGCTCGCGGCGGCGCAGGGAAAGAGCCGGAGCCGCTTCGTCGATCTGTACCTGGGCGAGACGCTCCTGGAAGCGGGCAAGCCCGATCAGGCGCTGAAGCATCTCGAGCGGTTCGCTGCCGACGAAAGCGTGGACAGCCGCTCAAGGGCCGTGGCCAAGGCTGCGATCGGGCTCTGCTACGCGCTCCAGAAGAACATCGAGAAAGCGGATGAGGTCTGGAACGGGCTGGACCGGAACGATCCGGAGATCAAGGCCGCCCTGGCCAATGCCTACAGCAAGGCAGGGTTCAGGGACAGGAAGCCTGCTGCGCTGGCCGATGAAAGCCTGGCGGACCTGAAGAAAACAGGAGCAGCCCCCTCCCTGCGCCAGGTGAAGAACCTCATTTCAGCGTACGTGTCGGCCGGCCTCATTGAAAAGGGGCTCGATAACGCCCGCAGGGCCGACCTCAAGACATTCTCGCACCGGGAGTCGATGAGCCAGACCAAGGTCATCACGTTCTACGACGTCTCGCTCCTGGGCGGCCTGTCGCAGCTCTACTCGCAGGCTGCGATCGCCGCTCTTGAAAAAGCAGCAGAGGACGTCAAGCTCCGGGAGACGGCCAACTTCTATCTCGGCGAGGCATACGCTCTTGCGGGCAGCCTCGACCAGTCCATCAAGGCAACGGCTTCCGTTATCGCTTCCTCGGGCGTGCCGCAGCAATACCGCGATAAGGCCACGGCGCGGCAGGCGGCGAACCAGTACCAGAAAGGGAAACACTTCGAGGCGATCGGGACCTGGGACGAGCTCTCCAAAAAAACGCCCGAGGACCCCGATCTGCTCGCGGAGATCCTGTTCTCCTGCGGCCGGCTGCGCATCGAATGTCCCAGGGTCGCCCAGAAGGCATCGGCCTCGGCTGATGCCGGGGAGGGGAAGCGGTACGCCAATCTCAATATCGCTCTGGGCAGGTATTACGAGGGCAAGAAGGACTATGCCAAGGCCCTTTCCTGCCTCGAAGCGGGAAGGGACAAGGCGAATAAGAACAAGATCGAGTCGAACGATCCGGTGATGCTCGTGGCCCTTGCCGACGTCTATTACCGGACCAAGAAATTTGCGGAAGCCCTCGAGATCTATTTCGAGATGAGCAAGCAGTTCCCCGAGGTCCGCCAGGTTCAGGAGGCGCTCCAGGGCATCTATGCGACGGAGCATAAGAGCGCCGGTGACGTGAAGATCAATTAA
- a CDS encoding ABC transporter permease, producing the protein MKSYSQIAGEISELSDLPSWKKADPIDLAYVGYGLLIVTIVVLSYLLGSIHLLPHNPDDIDLELMMAGPGTPGHVLGTDFMGRDMLSRLIVGIQAYFLPGLLAVFIALFFGTVLGVLAGYRGGRSDTAITYFANLVDSFPRLVLILLVIAAFKPDIYYIMLVVGLTNVPVVVSHIKGKIQFLKQKNFIEADTALGLPTRTIVLKHILWHNCRSLLIIQATLGMAEAILMETSLSYLGFGVQEPTPSWGNMVQAGANYFMQGKFWPSTAPSLAILFTILGFHLLGDGLNNILEGRRGK; encoded by the coding sequence ATGAAATCCTATTCTCAAATAGCCGGCGAGATCAGCGAACTCTCAGACCTGCCGTCTTGGAAGAAGGCGGACCCCATCGACCTTGCCTATGTGGGTTACGGGCTCCTGATCGTGACGATCGTCGTGCTATCCTATCTCCTCGGCTCGATCCACCTTCTGCCGCATAATCCCGATGACATCGACCTCGAACTGATGATGGCAGGGCCGGGGACTCCCGGCCACGTCCTGGGCACGGATTTCATGGGCAGGGACATGCTCTCACGGCTCATCGTCGGCATCCAGGCCTACTTCCTGCCGGGACTCCTTGCCGTGTTCATCGCGCTCTTCTTCGGCACCGTGCTCGGTGTTCTTGCCGGATACCGGGGCGGCAGGTCCGACACGGCCATCACCTATTTCGCGAACCTCGTCGATTCCTTCCCGCGCCTCGTGCTGATCCTGCTCGTGATCGCGGCCTTCAAGCCCGACATCTATTACATCATGCTCGTGGTGGGGCTCACGAACGTACCGGTCGTCGTGTCGCATATCAAGGGCAAGATCCAGTTCCTGAAGCAGAAGAACTTCATCGAAGCCGATACGGCCCTGGGCCTCCCAACGCGAACGATCGTCTTGAAGCATATCCTCTGGCACAACTGCCGTTCGCTCCTGATCATCCAGGCGACGCTCGGCATGGCGGAAGCCATCCTGATGGAAACGAGTCTCAGCTATCTCGGGTTCGGCGTGCAGGAACCGACCCCGTCTTGGGGCAACATGGTGCAGGCGGGGGCCAACTACTTCATGCAGGGCAAGTTCTGGCCCTCCACCGCGCCTTCGCTCGCCATCCTGTTCACCATTCTCGGCTTCCATTTGCTCGGCGACGGGCTGAACAATATCCTTGAAGGCAGGAGAGGCAAATGA